Below is a window of Rattus rattus isolate New Zealand chromosome X, Rrattus_CSIRO_v1, whole genome shotgun sequence DNA.
aatgggggttggggatttagctcagtggtagagcgcttgcctagtaagcgcaaggccctgggttcggtccccagctccagaaaaaagaaaaaaaaagaaaaagaaggaaaaaaagagttaagAATGACCTTAGAATATCTTCAAATACGAAAtctcttggaaaatatttttaaagatatcctCACATTTTAAATAACTATTTATCAATGcagtagatttttaaaagcacttaTTGAAAATTAATACCATgatattaataaagataaatccCAATACTTGGTCAAAACTGCTAACAAATCTATAGTATGTGCTTGCACTGGATACAAGAAAAACTGAtacaaagaataaaggaaaatgccttacatatttttaagaaatattcaatttaaataataataaaatgaaattatggagCAATTTTAAGTGGGTCATATTTAATCACTCTTTCTCTGATGATTTCTCAAAAAAGCAATTATTGATTTTCCACTGTGCCAGAATCAGAAATAAGGACCGTGCTAAGAGTATTTCCACAGCGGAAATTAAATTAATGTCatggaaataaaggaaatataatcATTTGCCTCCTTTAggctatttagaaaaaaaataaagataaactttATTTTACACATTCCAAAGGATAGAGATCTTATAAAAATTGTACAAAAggcatttttacatttaaatattatgttcttcaccaaaatgaACAAGATTTTCTATGTATAATTTCTTTCCAAAAAAAGtattcacaaaaaataaataatttaaataaaaggaaagaaaacaaacatatgaATTAGCAGAAAATAACCCCTATCACAAAGGAGCCCAAGCTAAGTAAGCAGCAGCTAAGGCTAAACAAATTGATCACGGTAATTCTCACCACCTGTGCCTGGCTTGCCCCAGAGTGACATGCAATGTCTTGGAGCCTACTACACGACCATTCATCTCATTCACTGCTTTGGAAGCctcttcaaaagaagaaaagcagacaacACCAAAACCTTTGCCTTGCCCCACTTCCATCATCACTTTGGCCCGACTTATTGATCCAAATAAAGAGAATTCCTCCTTTAGTTTCTCATCATTGATTGTCTCATCCAAGTTCTTAATGTAGATAGGCACTCCTGGAGGCCTAGTTTTATCTTTTAGTTTCAGCCGTTCAAATCTCCGCCTTAATTCAGCCAGGCGTTCAATTTTCTTCTGTGCTCTCCCTACACATAGGACTTTTCCATCTATTGACTTGCCATGTAGTTCTAGCACAGCCTTTTGAGCAGCTTCATGTGTTTCATATCTTACAAATCCGAAGCCTTTAGATTTCCCAGTGGCGTCTCTTATTACTTTAACACTCTCAGTTGGCCCATATTCACTGAAAAGTTTCTTTAGTTTTTCATCATCTATGTCATCACCAAAGTTTTTCACAAAAACATTGGTAAATGTCGCTCTATCTCTGGTTCTGACTTCTGCTGCTCTCTCTTCAGGAAATTTGAATCGGCCAACATATACCTGGCGGTTATTGAGCCGGACTCCATTCATGTGCCAGATAGCCCTATTGGCAGCAGCAAGGCTATCGAAGTGCACATAAGCATAACCCTTAGAGCCATTGTCATTCGCATCACGACTTTACAGGAAAGAATGTTCcgaaagcagaaaataaataaaatagggccCTATTGTCTATGGATTTATCCAAGTTTTTGATGAATATATTTCCAACTCCAGACTTTCTTAAGTGGTTATCTGGCTGTGACCACATGAGGCGAAATGGTTTACCATTAATTAAATCAAAATTCATGGTGTTCAATGCCCATTCAGCATCTGCAGGAAAGCGGAAGTTAACATAACCATAACCCAGGGGGCTGCGGGTCACTGGGTCACGGCAGATTCTAGTGAAGCGCAGTGGGCCAGCAGGTCTGAACTTCTTATAGAGCATGTCCTCTGTGACATCAGGATCCAAGTCACCTACATACAGGGCAGCCTTGAGGTACTTCTTTTTCTTGCCAGCAGTATTAGGCTCCCCACTCCCCATCTCTGAACACTTAGATGATCTCTTGGGACAGAGTAGAGAGGGCCCCCCTTTTTTTCTAATCTATAGGCCAAACAGCTGTTCTTGAACAGAACAAGCCAAGGCAGGCGAAGGGAAGCTAAAAGCAGACTCAGATCACTcttgaggctgaggctgagaaaaTAAAGTTCAGAAACAGCTGGTCAGCAGGCTCAGAACAAatgcatcagaaaaaaaaaggcaactcaATATGAAATCTATTCTCCATAAGAAGACTTACAGTTTTTCACCCATTCAGCTTTCAAATCAGTTTCAAAAGCCTGTATTAAGAATGCAATATTCCCTACCCCATTATAATTAAAGAAATCATCAAGGGTCTGACTGCCTCCCCACATCTAGTTTCACCAACAGAGGCCTTGAGACTGGCTTTCTGTGAAATCATAGGCCTTGAGCTTCTGTGGATTTAAAAATGCATGCCACCCAGTGCAGGGGACCAAGTGTGTGTATTCCTCCGCCAGCCTGGGTCAGGAGGGCTTGGAGCTCATTAAGGCCTCTGCGCTCAGCGTCAGTTAAACAGCACACAAGACACTTGGTGCACTGGAACTGGCAGGCAGGCTGCTGGGAGCCgatcacacagagagacagacacaccgAAACATGCGTAGGGAACAGGAGACCGCCCATATCCCCAAGATGACCACTGGGTACGGACCGGGTGAGGCGCGGTGGTTTCTGCAGCCTGAGGCTCTCTCCGCAGGTCCGGAGGGACTGACAGGCAGCCGCGCCGCCGTGGTCAGCTCTGACGCGAGGCTGGTTTGGACAGATGCAGGGCGGAGTCAGCAGAGGAGAGCAGATGCGCCAAGAGCCGCCCCAGTGGGGACCAAAGGACAGAAATTGCTTCCTGCAGGACAAAGCTAGCAAAGAACCAAGGGATCAAGAGCTTGTAGCTGTGCTACAGAGGGCGGGCGGGGCATTAGGAAACCCGGAACCTTCCTAACTAACTTCCCGCTTGCtcggagatgagagagagagagagagagagagagagagagagagagagagagagagagagagagagagagagagagagagagagagagagagagagagggagaggagagagagagattttattttattatatttttattatattttaagcaTACTTTTTGGTGCTTACTTCAACACGACAAAACTGTAGCCAGAGTAGAAAGcacatctgtttttcttttttgatgaacACCTTTCTCCCTTTTGGTTGGAGTGCTGGGTATTGTGAAAAAAGATGCAGGTTACATATTTACTTCAGCTCATTGGAAACTCAGAGTTGATACCTGTGTTGGTAGTTGATACCTGTGTCTTAGGTTTAGTGCTAACTGGGTCACAAAGAACACAGAGATGAGCTTGGCTTTTATCCTTACTCCATTAATCCTCCTTAGTGGCAGAATTATCCCCATGTAGTAGGTAGAGTTCTTTTCTTTGCTCCACTGATACTAAGGTTTTAAATGATTGGAGAGCCATAAAATGACTTTTGATGTGACTTAATACCAGAAAACAATGACACTTTTTATCTGCACTCATGCTGAATATTTACAAAGTCTCAGTATATAAgcttaaaaaaatgtatgaaaactGACAACATATTAACGTCCTGAAATGAACTAAGGATGTTTAGGAAATACtttctaaaattaattataaatctCAGTAAGAGTTGTCAAATTTAAAGCATTGTAGTATACAAGAGAAAGTTACTGCATACCTCTTTTCTatcatctgcctatctatctatctttctatctatttgtctatcaatcatctatctatctatctatctatctatctatctatctatctatctatctatctatctatcatatatgtcAATGGTGGCATTTGTAGCACTGTAGAACTTCAAGGACTGTAATCAAATATTTAGCTGTTTTGGAGGGAAAGTGTGATAGAGTCACTTGACTTTctttaaatgttcaaaatccaCTCCAAACAGGGAACAGAGATATTTGAACCATCTTTTCTCcaccaaagaaagcaaaaatgaataatttatcaGTATTAGTAAACTAGAAAAAATCCTAACAAGGAAAACGGCGCTGTGTGTTATCAAGAAGTTCTTACAATGTCAGGCTAAATATAAGTTgtctttagttgttgttgttgttgttgttgtcactgttttgttttcttggcattTGGATATATTTGATTAAATGACTTTTACCTTcaataattagtaaaaaaaaaaaaagtgactcttTCTATTTTATCCCTGTGCTTGTTTCTAGGGTTCTTATTTAACCAAGGAGAGGAAGTTAGATATAAGAGGACAGAAGATCAAATCAAGCTACAATCTTGCTATATAAAAATAAGGACCGAAAGTAGAAAGACCTGCATATATTTCATTACCCTTTtgtatttatgcatattttaaaaaggtCATTCTTGTTCAGAGAGCACGAGACATTAGTGAGTACATTTTTACCATGTACGAATATCTAGTTTTGATCCACAGcaccacacaaaacaaaagtacattcattaataatagaatatatacatatatatgacaatGGGTTGATCTTATTTTTCACGTAAAATATAAGtttctatgaaaaacaatgataaGAACATATCACAGTCTTATCACTAACAATAATTACATATAAATTTGTTCATGTAACCATCTAAAATGTCCATGATGTAATTCATTTATCCAGACCTTTTCTAAGATTAAAGGCAGAATTTGGTTGTCCTATTTATATCTAGCAAATCTACGGAGAATATGGCAGTGCAGCAAATTTTGGGCAACAAAGATCAGATTTCACAAGTCCTAAACTACATTGAAATAAAGAATTTCTAGTTTACTATATTCATCTGGGAATAAATTAAATGCAGGAATGGAAAGCATTTGGGCCATAATTTATCGAATCACGTTAACATTTAGATTGAAATATCTATgacattcaaatatcaaatatattgaAGAACTGTTAAATACAAAccatttttcttactgtttcttttacaaaaaaacAAGTTTATGTTACATATAATTTACATTCATGGTGTTGAAGTCCATTAAAGATCCACACCCAGATTCCTAAAGCAGTGGCTTGAGCCATAACtagctgttttttttgtttgtttgttttcttttttttttttccttctagataTGACAAACATtgtgcagaaggaaaagaatcatGGCCAATTGGCATTTTTAACTGCATTCCACTACTTGTTGCTGTTTACAGTTTATAACAGTATGTCAGTATGAGTGGAGGAAGACAGAGTTTGGATTCATTTTTATCCCTTTTctgaaaggcattttttttttattgtcattcTTTGCCTGAATTCACTGAAGGGTCATAACGCATcacacattttttgtttgtttgtttccttttcctttctttttattaatcataccattcatttacatctcaaatgatatcccacttccaggtTAGCCCTCCAACAAGCCCCCATTTCacatctttcctctcctcaccTTAGCCTCTGAGAGTGCCCTCCACACTCTCCTGCTCTAATGCTCCAGCatccctctatgctggggcattaaACCTCCCCtgaaccaagggccttccctcccattgctgtcaggcaaggccatcctctgctacttatgtatttggagccatggatccctccaggtacactccttggttggtggtctagtctctgggagaacAGCATGGTCAGGCCAGCTtatgttgttcttcccatggggttgcaatccccagTCTGCTTCTCCAGTCCTGCCCTCCTCTACCAGGTTCCTTGAGctaagtctgatggttggctccaagcatccacatctgcattagtcagttgctggctggacctCCCAAGAAACTGCCAtaccagattcctgtcagcaGGTGCCTATTGGCCAAGGCAAttgtgttgggtttggtgtctgtagacatGATGGATCCCTTGTTAGGGCAGTTCCCTgttggctcttccttcagtctctgcttcatttttttgttcctgttcttcctttggacaggaacatttctaggcctttaatattacattttcaaataagGATTCCAGATGTATATGTGAGtgagcatttattattatttcttctttgccaatttgtatcatcttgttctctttttgttgtcttgttgtTCTACCTATCACTtcgagtagtatattgaataaatatgggaagagtgggcatccttgtcttgtccccaattttagtgcaATTggttcaagtatctctccatttaatttgatattgtctGTCAGTTtgcaataaattgcttttattatgtttaggtatttgccttgaattcctgatctctccaatacttttagcatgaaggcgtgttgtattttgtcaatattttttGCATCTTAGGAGGTGATCATGTGAttgtttttttactttgagtttgtttatatagtggattaagttaatggatttttatatattgaaccaaccttgcatccctggggtgAAGGTTACctaatcatggtgaatgatggttttgatgtgttcctgaatttggttttcaagaattttattggttttttagtgtttttattattatactatgagagaattttcttttctgtttccatttgtttggtgttctataggcttcttgtcactttatagccatctctttctttatgttgggaatgttttcttctctgattttgttgaagacctTTTTCAGGTGCTTTGATCTGGGAATCTTTATTTTCCTCTATTAGAATTATTCTTAGAtgtggtcttttcattgtgtctgaattttctgaatgttttggctttggaggtttttttttttttatgttttgaatctTCTTTGATATTGTGTCAATCCCTTCTAAGgtgtcttctacacctgagattctcccCTCTGTCacatgtattttgttggtgatagtTACATAAGTAATTCCTGAgctcttttctaggtttttccatttccaggtttgcctccatttgtattttccttattgtttctacttcaagTTTTAGGTCTCAGACCACTTTATGCAATTTGAAAACCTGtctaattgtgttttcctgtatctctttaagggatttgtttcctctttaagagcttctacctgttcACCTCTATTTTCGTATATTTCATTCAGTAAGTTActtatatcctccttaaaagaCTTTATTATATTCACGTGATAAGATTATAGgccagcttcctgattttcaagtGTTTCTGTatattcaggacttgctgtgatgggagaactgggttctaatgatgctcACTTATATTGGCTTCTCTTGTTTATGgtcttgtgtttgcctcttgccatctgattatccctggagtttgctggtctgcctcttttgtgcctgggttgcAAGAGGTTTCCTGGTAGGACTGAGGTCccggctgtagcagacctcctgtgtgGTCTTCCAACTGGAGGATTTTCAGAAGGGCAGATAGTCTGCTGATTTGTTTTGCTGGATGCAGTAGACCTTCTGGCAGGTGTTCAGACTATTGGGTTTTTAGAGGAGCCATCAAACTGTTGTCCTATGTGAAACTGTTCTCCTCGGGGATGGGGGGTGGttatggactgtggtttctgtttccctattTGTAGCcaaactccagggaggcttttaGTCTTTTAAGTCAGTTTCCCTGCATACCACACagcccacctccccctcccctgtgaaGTCTTCAGACTATAGTATaggttgcccagttgccctgtgtacagaggaaatCCTGTGATGTCTTCAAGCTGTGGTGTtctgggtgcagtggatctcctgggatgtctccagctgaggtgtcagatgccctgggtgtaacagatctcctgggatacctcaggatgtggtatcaaaagTTCTGAGTGCAGTGAttcttctggtatgcctcaggatatggtgtctTCAGGGGAATAGACCAGCAGTCTGTCCCAGAAGAAAGGACTGGGCAGAAGAGGAGTGGTATTTTGCAGGTGGGGATTTTGGGGTTTGATAGATGTCCAAATCCACTGGGctttcagcagcagctgtgggactTAGGGAGGGTTCTTATTAAATGTTCTCAGTGCAGTGGATCTTCGGATATGCCTCAAGATAAcacctcttccagggagcagactagctatcACTCTGGCCTAGCAGAAAGGACTGGACAGAatgctctgtctcttttcttatttctatccCTAAGTCCtagatttttcttattatttctgttAACCTTATTTTTATGAGGGTTTTCAGGGGACAGAATTATGGTGTTTAGTCTCCTTAAGCTCCTTTTTCTTAGTTCCATTGATCTGtttctttagattttctttaatattcttgAATTATTTGATGAAGTTTgcaattgttttcttaaattctgTCTTAATGACTTTATTTAGTTAATTCTCATGGGTAAACTTTTTGTCTGAAACTATAGGTTTTATATGTAAGAAATTGCTTGATATttcataatgttttgttttgggtatGAAATCTAGGCATGTGGGCTTCTTTTGTTAGTTCTAAGTCTGATACTGACAAAATTTCAGGGTCAAAGACAGAAGGTGTAAAATGGGTAAATTTAAAATGGCTTCAATAAATGAGATCCGATGGACAGAGGAACTATGCTGGTATATAGAATGTGGCATATAGAATGTGGTATATAGAATGTATCTTGTTTAGTCCTGGGCATTGGATTTGAGTCCTGCACTactaataatttataatttcactttgattttattttgtaccATCAAACTAAACGAGGTGTCAATGTCTTTTTGGGTGTCTAAGGAAACCTTTTACCAGCTAATATATTAACATCTATATTAAATTATGAAGTAGGACAATCTGAATTTGATTATTAACTGGGAATTATTCTTATCCTGATATCAGAATATCAATAATTCAGTTTTCTGTTCCCTTCATGCTCAGTGattagtaaaacatttaaaatctttcCAGGATGATGGCAAGTGTCTTGTTGCCTCAAAtagcaccaaagaacttctggtttctttatgcttttataaactataaaaatataataactgAATTTTGAAGTTAAATTAGTTTTCTAAGAAAGCTTGTTTATGTTTGTAATATCTTTGTATTTAGTCTAGGCCTCAGGAGGTATGAACCTGGCTGGACATAAAGTACAAATAAGGCACATTGAGTTATAAGGTTTGGTGGTTAGAGAGAATTGGCAGGCACAGGACATGCAACCTGGCTCCAATGAGATGCTGGGAATggagttagtttttgttttttgtttttttgttttttgttttgttttgtttttttggttttttttgtttgtttgttttgttatgtttttaggAATGGGTAGGTGTGTACTGGTTATGAGGCCCCAGCAATGGTAACAATAGAATATCTTCCCTAAACATATTTCAATGAGACAATCTCTGAAGACAAGTACCataaagaacaccaaatagataaaactagaaatgaaGTTCCACATGACACATAATCAAAAAACTAAATAcaccaaataaaaatatcaaaagcaaCATGGTGAAAAGCTATAAATAGactcactagaaaaaaaaagaactattcaaTTGAGACTGTATTAAACAACAAATACCAGTCTAGATTAATACTAAATAAACTCAGAACAGTAAATTAAATGAGGGTGGAAACTGTGacaacaaaatgacaggaatCATAAAACACTTATTATAGATACATCAAAATATTTATGGCCTCAATTGtccaataaaatgtaaaagactaATCAATTGGATTAGAAAACAGGATGAATGTATCTCCTGCATAAACATATCctcaggagaaaagaatggaggaAGATATTTCAAGCAAATTGGCAAAGAAGGAAGCAGGTGTACCCATTTTATATTTGATTACATGAAATTCAGCCCAAACTTACCAAAAGAGATAAAGAATGATACTTTACACTTatcaaggattaaaaaaaattctgccaAAATGAtaccatatattttttttaaaaaaattgtactgAAAGACCCCTTGGAGCAggaagaccctcactcaagtcttgggatgacccGACCACCCAAGAACTCActtaagaccatccttgctgtaaaagcaggaggtttattgataggaaccagtgcactggggtcatatcccacgcaggggcggTGGAGTTTGaccaccagtagctaagagaaggggaaattaaaggaagaaaccacaacccaagggggtagggagggcgtcattggaaaatgtggagaataccagtgaaaaatcacaaggaggagcttcctgtttctcaagattgtttaactttatggtctgccagttcctgggagaagcttcgtgtttctcaagattgttctttaagattttaatccaactttatggtcagttagttACTGGGAGAGAGTTGTCAAACAGCTGGTGTAtttgcagttccagggcccgaccagtttctttcttctgctctaaacttttgtctaggggggacaaccttaaaacttctacctttcagtaCCAAACACAAGAGTACacagtttacaaaaaaaaaaaaaaaaagaaaagaaaaacaaacaaaaaacacattgcaACAAACAAAACTACATATAGATCCACACACAATGATAGTGGCAGACATCAATAAGCAGCTCTTGCCAACTGTAAGTCGATCCAGACAACACTAATCAAAGAAATTAagggaccctagttcttactgaagtataagagctattaagaagcttggcctggtagaaagtaggtaggttatgaggTTCCTGGGAAgaaccctaggggcttttgccagccgtACACCCACTACCTCAGATCCAGATTAGGCAAACTACCAGCTTCCCAACTCTGGTCAAGGCTAAGCCaaattccattctccacccacagtttttgagaggagcagggacattcttgaaaaacctgAAAATGTACTGATAGTTACCTtactctctggtcccagatagagtttgaatgcatgtcatatgcttgctaaccaatagattcaaaggtcaatatgcttagctaataagtttaaactgtaatctTGTTGATGTAACCTGTAtacctaaaaagtataaaaacttcttgttatagccatttggggtcacctttTCATtagccatgaggggctgattgaaggtcaacCCCAATGCGCCAGAATAATAAGCCCCTtgtgtttgcatcaaactctgttctcatgtctcacttgggtgTTCTCCttgtagttaagactcacttcgagccttacaaaATGTTAGTGCCAATTGTCATCACAAAGCAAATGGACCTAACCAATCATGTTACCAAAACACAAAAGATTTTTATCTACTTCTGAAGTTTATGGAACTtactctaaaactgaccatatattgGACAAAAGGCAAGTCTCAAAAgatacacaaaaaaatcaaaagtgtGCCCTTTATCATACCTGACAAAAATGGATTAAAATTCAATATAAAATCAACAGAAAGTATACAAATGCATTGAAATGGTAAAACTCACCATGAGTTTAAAAACGTGAACTAAGAGAAAAATttggaagggaaataaaaacttttaaaaaggaatgaaaatgaaaacaagtcaTATTCAAATTTGTGAGACACAATGAACATGATCAAGTAGAGAGCAATAAGTGTTTAtctaaagaataacaaaaaaatctaaaaagcaaaataaaatacttggatATAATCTCATATTAATCATTTGATCTTATATCTAAATGacctataacaaaaagaaaaaaaaacaatattccCCAGAAGTAGATGGCAAGATACAAGGAAACTTGGGCTTAAAGCaataagatagaaacagaaaccaaactaaaccaaccaaccaatcaaaaaaaaaaaggattttatcAAATAACTTGTTAATTCAATTAGATTGATAAACTGAGGGAATCCTTGCAAATGTCAGATAGGGAAGCTAAGAACCTgaagagatgaaaatgaaaaactgGTACAGATTAATTTGGATCAGACTCTGGGGAATCTGTTGCCAGGTGGtattaaacacaataaaaacaaaaatcaccatAAATTCAATTAAATGTGCACAATAAAACATATAAGTACATAGAAATTCTACTACAAAGTACATATGTCCATGAAGATGGGTTCTATAGATAAAAGGCCTAAAACCTAATGTGATCTCTCACCAACAGCATAGATGTCAACAGGAAGTAAAGTACATATGACATCTCCCCTAAGGATG
It encodes the following:
- the Pabpc5 gene encoding LOW QUALITY PROTEIN: polyadenylate-binding protein 5 (The sequence of the model RefSeq protein was modified relative to this genomic sequence to represent the inferred CDS: deleted 1 base in 1 codon); translation: MGSGEPNTAGKKKKYLKAALYVGDLDPDVTEDMLYKKFRPAGPLRFTRICRDPVTRSPLGYGYVNFRFPADAEWALNTMNFDLINGKPFRLMWSQPDNHLRKSGVGNIFIKNLDKSIDNRALFYLFSAFGTFFPVKSDANDNGSKGYAYVHFDSLAAANRAIWHMNGVRLNNRQVYVGRFKFPEERAAEVRTRDRATFTNVFVKNFGDDIDDEKLKKLFSEYGPTESVKVIRDATGKSKGFGFVRYETHEAAQKAVLELHGKSIDGKVLCVGRAQKKIERLAELRRRFERLKLKDKTRPPGVPIYIKNLDETINDEKLKEEFSLFGSISRAKVMMEVGQGKGFGVVCFSSFEEASKAVNEMNGRVVGSKTLHVTLGQARHRW